A stretch of Bacteroidales bacterium DNA encodes these proteins:
- the thpR gene encoding RNA 2',3'-cyclic phosphodiesterase yields MKRTFIAFDITPENETRAAYEIIRQKLRSENISWITDRNFHMTLKFLGDTPEDHIPGICKTIRNSLAEFSTFPVILAGVGLFKNIHDPKVLWMGCRADTTLENLKARLEKEMTVFGYELEQRRFSPHLTLGRIKQVRQVNQLTEVISMFRDKVFQVQEVKEIIYYESTLKPSGAVYTPIEVFRLGSQ; encoded by the coding sequence ATGAAAAGGACTTTTATTGCCTTTGATATCACTCCCGAAAATGAGACGCGCGCCGCGTATGAAATTATCCGCCAGAAACTCCGGTCAGAAAATATAAGCTGGATAACCGACAGGAATTTTCACATGACACTAAAGTTCCTGGGCGACACTCCTGAAGATCATATTCCTGGCATTTGCAAAACAATCAGAAACAGCCTGGCAGAATTCAGTACTTTCCCGGTTATCCTGGCTGGGGTTGGACTGTTTAAGAACATACACGATCCAAAAGTACTTTGGATGGGATGCAGGGCTGATACAACACTTGAAAATTTAAAAGCCCGGCTGGAAAAGGAAATGACTGTCTTCGGTTATGAACTTGAGCAACGCAGGTTTTCACCGCATCTGACACTGGGCAGGATAAAACAGGTAAGGCAGGTAAATCAGCTCACCGAAGTAATTTCAATGTTCAGGGATAAAGTATTCCAGGTGCAGGAGGTTAAAGAAATCATTTATTACGAAAGTACGCTGAAACCATCAGGGGCTGTATATACGCCGATAGAGGTATTCAGGTTGGGGAGCCAGTAA